From a single Thermothielavioides terrestris NRRL 8126 chromosome 3, complete sequence genomic region:
- a CDS encoding fatty acid delta-6 desaturase, producing the protein MMDKYRIGRIEGRWKNFLPPIQGGRFRPRVGEGEAEVEQEYEASATPAPMAMEDATASSSDPTSRSPSPVFDGDATGSDSGSRSRKSGIARSGSATSLSSAEEDEASTAATPVDGMAHLDALTRKGIKLDLSKYPAPDPATQEAIVEKYRLLNERIKAEGLYDCNYYAYAVEVTRYALLFGLMLLFLRWRWYVVSAFFLGCFWHQLVFTGHDAGHMGITHNFQVDSVIAIIVADYLGGLSMGWWKRNHNVHHIVTNSPEHDPDIEYIPFLAVSHRFLASLRSTYYERVMHYDAVAKLLIPLQHYMYYVYLLFGRFNLYRLSWEYLILGQGPRKGAAAWFRWLELAGQVFFWAWFGYGILYRSIDSNWDRFVFVMVSHMVTTPVHVQITLSHFAMSTADLGVDESFPQKMLRTTMDVDCPPWLDFFHGGLQFQVIHHLFPRIPRHNLRRTQRLVQEFCDEVGIPYALYGFVDGNKQVIGRLADVARQAAILAKCQRVMAGLEKGHGHHHHH; encoded by the coding sequence ATGATGGACAAATACCGCATTGGGAGGATCGAGGGCCGCTGGAAAAACTTCCTGCCGCCTATCCAGGGCGGCAGGTTTCGGCCGAGGGTTGGTGAGGGTGAGGCCGAAGTGGAACAGGAGTACGAGGCTAGCGCGACTCCGGCCCCGATGGCGATGGAGGATGCCACCGCGTCGTCGAGCGACCCCACTTCACGCTCACCTTCTCCCGTCTTCGATGGTGACGCGACCGGGTCAGACTCTGGCTCTCGCAGCCGCAAGTCGGGGATTGCCAGGTCAGGCTCGGCCACGTCCCTATCAtcggcggaggaggacgaggccagcacggcggcgacgcccgTGGATGGCATGGCGCACCTCGATGCGCTGACGAGGAAGGGCATCAAGCTCGACCTCAGCAAGTACCCGGCGCCGGACCCGGCCACGCAGGAAGCCATCGTGGAGAAATACCGGCTCCTGAACGAGCGCATCAAGGCCGAGGGCCTGTACGACTGCAACTACTACGCCTACGCCGTCGAGGTAACGCGGTACGCGCTCCTTTTTGGCCTGATGCTGCTGTTCctgcgctggcgctggtACGTCGTCAgcgccttcttcctcggctGCTTCTGGCACCAGCTCGTCTTCACCGGCCACGATGCCGGGCACATGGGCATCACGCACAACTTCCAGGTCGACTCGGTGATCGCCATCATCGTCGCCGACTACCTGGGCGGCCTGTCGATGGGGTGGTGGAAGCGCAACCACAACGTGCACCACATTGTGACCAACTCGCCCGAGCACGACCCCGACATCGAGTACatccccttcctcgccgtcTCGCACCGCTTCTTGGCGAGCCTGCGCTCGACCTACTACGAGCGCGTCATGCACTACGATGCGGTCGCCAAGCTTCTCATTCCTCTGCAACACTACATGTACTACGTCTACCTGCTCTTCGGCCGTTTCAACCTGTACCGGCTGTCGTGGGAGTACCTCATCCTCGGCCAGGGCCCCAGGAagggcgccgcggcctggTTCCGCTGGCTGGAGCTGGCCGGGCAGGTCTTCTTCTGGGCCTGGTTCGGCTACGGCATCCTGTACCGCAGCATCGACTCCAACTGGGACCGCTTCGTCTTCGTCATGGTCAGCCACATGGTGACGACGCCGGTGCACGTGCAGATCACGCTGTCGCACTTCGCCATGAGCACGGCCGACCTGGGCGTCGACGAGTCCTTCCCGCAGAAGATGCTGCGCACCACCATGGACGTCGACTGCCCGCCCTGGCTCGACTTCTTCCACGGCGGCCTGCAGTTCCAGGTGATCCACCACCTGTTCCCCCGCATCCCGCGCCACAACCTGCGCCGCACGCAGCGCCTGGTCCAGGAGTTCTGCGACGAGGTCGGCATCCCCTACGCCCTGTACGGCTTCGTCGACGGCAACAAGCAGGTCATCGGCCGCCTGGCCGACGTGGCCAGGCAGGCCGCCATCCTGGCCAAGTGCCAGAGAGTGATGGCCGGCTTGGAGAAGGGGCACggtcaccaccaccaccattaG